Proteins found in one Anabas testudineus chromosome 1, fAnaTes1.2, whole genome shotgun sequence genomic segment:
- the LOC113161754 gene encoding ras-related protein Rab-40C-like isoform X1 — MRGMMGSQSSPVKSYDYLLKFLLVGDSDVGKGEILDSLQDGSVESPYAYSSGIDYKTTTILLDGRRVKLELWDTSGQGRFCTIFRSYSRGAQVRTCIFFLHCTIKYVNISSCLAFTPQGILLVYDITNGWSFDGIDRWIREIDEHAPGVPRILVGNRLHLAFKRQVPTEQARAYAEKNSMTFFEVSPLCNFNVIESFTELSRIVLMRHGMEKFWRPNRVFSLQDLCCRSIVSCTPVHLIDKLPLPVAIKSHLKSFSMANGMNAVMMHGRSYSVANSAASGGSGGGSKANSLKRSKSFRPPQSPPKNSSVSSKGNCKIS; from the exons ATGCGTGGGATGATGGGGTCCCAGAGTAGCCCTGTCAAGAGTTACGATTATCTCCTAAAATTTCTTTTGGTGGGAGATAGCGATGTTGGAAAGGGAGAAATCTTGGATAGTTTACAAGACGGATCAGTAGAGTCTCCTTATGCCTACAGCAGTG GCATTGATTACAAGACGACCACTATTCTGCTGGATGGGAGAAGAGTAAAATTAGAATTATG GGACACATCGGGTCAAGGAAGATTCTGTACCATCTTCAGGTCTTACTCCCGCGGAGCACAGGTAAGgacttgtattttttttcttcactgcactattaaatatgtaaatatatccTCATGCTTGGCTTTCACTCCACAGGGCATACTGCTTGTGTACGACATCACTAATGGCTGGTCATTTGATGGCATTGACCGCTGGATCCGGGAAATTGATGAG CATGCACCAGGTGTACCCAGGATCCTGGTGGGAAACCGGCTTCACCTGGCTTTCAAAAGACAGGTGCCAACAGAGCAGGCAAGGGCTTATGCAGAAAAGAACAGCATGACTTTCTTCGAGGTCAGTCCGCTCTGCAACTTCAATGTCATTGAGTCCTTCACAGAGCTTTCGCGCATTGTGCTCATGAGGCATGGGATGGAAAAATTCTGGAGGCCCAACAGAG TCTTCAGCCTTCAAGATCTGTGCTGCCGTTCAATCGTCTCCTGCACGCCGGTGCACCTCATTGACAAACTGCCCCTCCCTGTGGCCATCAAGTCTCACCTCAAGTCTTTCTCCATGGCGAACGGCATGAATGCTGTTATGATGCATGGACGCTCCTATTCTGTGGCTAACAGTGCAGCCTCAGGTGGTAGCGGAGGAGGGAGCAAAGCCAACAGTCTCAAACGTTCAAAGTCATTCAGGCCCCCGCAGAGTCCTCCAAAGAACTCATCAGTCTCTTCCAAAGGGAACTGTAAGATCTCATAG
- the zp3c gene encoding zona pellucida sperm-binding protein 3c, protein MVLVHAGLLLLMFCSAYSYWVRKGAVQSLFDKNPAVEWEKMETKISKEIMPLHGPEGKLWRSASSSQTPTPKVFPMYVIMSASKDQKSVFKPGQGTASLPVWAVNLLLGSPSNILPIESVKDPKQFVELQCHLDRVYLRVKREVFKTLGAYTYLKLGTCPVNAGTATHYYFLYLLTTDCGFRQESKADYVYISNVLSYKPTTPVLREIPFTIPLLCKYPRSFYSYDNGYQPNIQLGTIFKALGLPGGLSLTPQNATGNEITNAKTFTMGDPVFFEAKQPEDTGIFGDQRIYINKCFMTASSNPNSNPKYAVIDNQGCMIDGKVSNVSQFIRGASKTTQKFSVGAAIFVDGVSLSTQKLFMHCETIMGQLTPTPSSKACNYNQTTKMWMELYGNDSVCNCCNSTCSTVQPRAHKKMISSHSWNVDLRGQDEYEGVNLQMRPFDANTLSRNDAYRPEYKASLNWEQDYQNK, encoded by the exons ATGGTGCTGGTGCATGCTGGGCTTTTGTTGCTGATGTTTTGTTCTGCCTACAGTTATTGGGTTAGAAAAGGAGCTGTGCAAAGTTTGTTTGACAAAAATCCTGCAGTAGAATGGGAGAAAATGGAGACCAAGATAAGTAAAGAAATTATGCCACTTCATGGACCCGAAGGCAAACTCTGGAGGAGTGCATCAAGTAGCCAAACACCTACACCTAAGGTGTTTCCTATGTATGTGATTATGTCAGCCTCCAAAGACCAGAAATCGGTTTTCAAGCCTGGACAGGGTACTGCATCCCTCCCTGTCTGGGCTGTGAACTTGTTACTTGGTAGTCCTTCCAATATTCTTCCAATTGAAAGCGTAAAAGACCCAAAGCAGTTTGTTGAACTCCAATGTCATCTTGACAGAGTATATTTAAGAGTTAAGAGAGAAGTCTTTAAGACCCTGGGTGcatacacatatttaaagcTAGGCACCTGTCCTGTTAATGCAGGTACTGCAACCCATTACTATTTTCTATATCTTCTGACAACTGACTGTGGATTCAGGCAAGAG AGTAAAGCAGATTATGTGTATATCAGTAATGTGCTCAGCTACAAGCCAACCACGCCAGTTTTAAGGGAGATACCATTTACCATTCCTCTGCTGTGTAAATATCCCAG GTCATTTTACTCGTATGACAATGGCTACCAACCCAATATACAATTAGGCACAATCTTCAAAGCGCTTGGACTACCGGGTGGCTTAAGCCTTACTCCTCAAAATG CTACGGGAAATGAAATCACCAATGCTAAAACCTTCACTATGGGTGACCCCGTGTTCTTTGAGGCCAAGCAACCTGAAGACACAGGCATCTTTGGAGACCAGAGGATTTACATCAACAAGTGCTTCATGACTGCCTCCTCAAACCCCAACTCCAATCCTAAATATGCAGTCATTGACAACCAAGG CTGTATGATCGATGGCAAAGTGAGTAATGTGTCACAGTTTATCCGTGGTGCATCAAAGACTACACAGAAATTCAGTGTGGGTGCCGCCATTTTTGTAGACGGGGTCTCTTTATCAACGCAG AAACTCTTCATGCACTGTGAGACCATCATGGGGCAACTTACTCCAACCCCGAGCTCTAAGGCTTGCAATTATAATCAAACAACCAAAAT GTGGATGGAGCTGTATGGCAACGACTCTGTGTGCAATTGCTGTAATTCAACTTGCTCCACAGTACAGCCTAGGG ctcACAAGAAAATGATCTCGAGTCACTCCTGGAATGTCGATCTGAGGGGCCAAGATGAATATGAGGGGGTAAACCTGCAGATGAGACCCTTTGATGCCAATACATTAAGTCGGAACGATGCTTACAGGCCAGAGTATAAAGCCTCTCTAAACTGGGAGCAGGATTaccaaaacaaataa
- the LOC113161754 gene encoding ras-related protein Rab-40C-like isoform X2 produces the protein MRGMMGSQSSPVKSYDYLLKFLLVGDSDVGKGEILDSLQDGSVESPYAYSSGIDYKTTTILLDGRRVKLELWDTSGQGRFCTIFRSYSRGAQGILLVYDITNGWSFDGIDRWIREIDEHAPGVPRILVGNRLHLAFKRQVPTEQARAYAEKNSMTFFEVSPLCNFNVIESFTELSRIVLMRHGMEKFWRPNRVFSLQDLCCRSIVSCTPVHLIDKLPLPVAIKSHLKSFSMANGMNAVMMHGRSYSVANSAASGGSGGGSKANSLKRSKSFRPPQSPPKNSSVSSKGNCKIS, from the exons ATGCGTGGGATGATGGGGTCCCAGAGTAGCCCTGTCAAGAGTTACGATTATCTCCTAAAATTTCTTTTGGTGGGAGATAGCGATGTTGGAAAGGGAGAAATCTTGGATAGTTTACAAGACGGATCAGTAGAGTCTCCTTATGCCTACAGCAGTG GCATTGATTACAAGACGACCACTATTCTGCTGGATGGGAGAAGAGTAAAATTAGAATTATG GGACACATCGGGTCAAGGAAGATTCTGTACCATCTTCAGGTCTTACTCCCGCGGAGCACAG GGCATACTGCTTGTGTACGACATCACTAATGGCTGGTCATTTGATGGCATTGACCGCTGGATCCGGGAAATTGATGAG CATGCACCAGGTGTACCCAGGATCCTGGTGGGAAACCGGCTTCACCTGGCTTTCAAAAGACAGGTGCCAACAGAGCAGGCAAGGGCTTATGCAGAAAAGAACAGCATGACTTTCTTCGAGGTCAGTCCGCTCTGCAACTTCAATGTCATTGAGTCCTTCACAGAGCTTTCGCGCATTGTGCTCATGAGGCATGGGATGGAAAAATTCTGGAGGCCCAACAGAG TCTTCAGCCTTCAAGATCTGTGCTGCCGTTCAATCGTCTCCTGCACGCCGGTGCACCTCATTGACAAACTGCCCCTCCCTGTGGCCATCAAGTCTCACCTCAAGTCTTTCTCCATGGCGAACGGCATGAATGCTGTTATGATGCATGGACGCTCCTATTCTGTGGCTAACAGTGCAGCCTCAGGTGGTAGCGGAGGAGGGAGCAAAGCCAACAGTCTCAAACGTTCAAAGTCATTCAGGCCCCCGCAGAGTCCTCCAAAGAACTCATCAGTCTCTTCCAAAGGGAACTGTAAGATCTCATAG